From Zingiber officinale cultivar Zhangliang chromosome 5B, Zo_v1.1, whole genome shotgun sequence, the proteins below share one genomic window:
- the LOC121985469 gene encoding mitogen-activated protein kinase 10-like: MQQDQRKKNSPELEFFSEYGDASRYKIQEVIGKGSYGVVCSAIDVLTGEKVAIKKIHDIFEHISDAVRILREIKLLRLLRHPDIVEIKHIMLPPSRKDFKDIYVVFELMESDLHQVIKANDDLTKEHYQFFLYQLLRALKYIHTANVYHRDLKPKNILANANCKLKICDFGLARVAFNDTPTTIFWTDYVATRWYRAPELCGSFFSKYTPAIDIWSIGCIFAEVLTGKPLFPGKNVVHQLDLMTDLLGIPSLDTISQVRNEKARRYLSSMRKKQPVPFAQKFPNADPLALKLLGKLLAFDPKDRPTAEEALADPYFKNLAKVEREPSCQPITKMEFEFERRRLTKEDIRELIFREILEYHPQLLKDYINGTERANFLYPSAIDQFRKQFAYLEENGGKNGAVIPLDRKHVSLPRSTVIHSSTVPPVEQTNMGFSRERQGADEACKNAQDIEGSSGSVARALQATQRIPTARPGKVVGPVMPWENVSVTMDAYDHRQYSRNPVLPLQPGACPAYCFHSTSTAGRLESMANESESICHKPPQPCLPNKFAPEIALNMRASPFYLIGTTKAEQPAESHAMEANLLHVNSPYNGIAAGAGSGPHRKVGTIQFGTTRMY; the protein is encoded by the exons ATGCAGCAAGATCAGCGAAAGAAG AACTCACCGGAGTTGGAGTTTTTTAGTGAGTATGGCGATGCTAGTAGATACAAAATTCAAGAGGTTATTGGCAAAGGTAGCTATGGAGTTGTCTGCTCAGCAATTGATGTGCTTACTGGTGAGAAGGTGGCAATCAAGAAGATTCATGATATTTTTGAACACATCTCTGATGCTGTTAGAATCTTACGTGAGATCAAACTTCTTCGCCTCCTACGACATCCTGATATAGTGGAGATTAAACACATAATGTTACCTCCATCAAGGAAGGATTTTAAAGATATTTATGTTGTTTTTGAGCTCATGGAATCAGATCTCCACCAAGTCATCAAGGCAAATGACGACTTAACAAAAGAACACTACCAATTTTTTCTCTATCAGCTTCTTCGTGCTTTAAAATACATCCACACAG CTAATGTCTATCATCGTGATTTAAAGCCAAAGAACATACTAGCAAATGCAAACTGCAAACTGAAGATTTGTGATTTTGGATTAGCAAGAGTTGCATTCAATGATACCCCAACAACAATCTTTTGGACG GATTATGTCGCAACCAGATGGTATAGAGCTCCAGAGTTATGTGGATCATTTTTTTCTAAG TATACTCCTGCTATTGATATTTGGAGCATTGGTTGCATATTTGCTGAGGTATTGACAGGCAAGCCTCTCTTCCCTGGCAAAAATGTAGTCCATCAGTTGGATTTGATGACAGATCTTCTGGGGATACCTTCCTTGGATACAATTTCACAG GTACGGAATGAGAAGGCAAGGAGGTATTTGAGCAGTATGAGGAAAAAACAACCTGTGCCATTTGCACAGAAGTTCCCCAATGCGGATCCTTTGGCATTGAAACTTCTCGGGAAGCTATTGGCATTTGACCCTAAGGACCGACCAACTGCTGAagag GCATTAGCTGATCCATATTTCAAAAATCTTGCCAAAGTAGAGAGGGAACCATCTTGCCAACCAATAACAAAAATGGAGTTTGAGTTTGAGCGTAGAAGATTGACTAAAGAGGACATACGGGAACTTATATTTCGCGAGATTTTAGAGTATCATCCTCAGTTGCTGAAAGACTACATCAATGGAACTGAAAGAGCAAATTTCTTGTATCCTAG TGCCATCGATCAGTTTAGGAAGCAGTTTGCTTACCTCGAGGAGAATGGTGGTAAAAATGGGGCTGTAATCCCACTGGACAGAAAACATGTTTCTCTCCCTAG ATCAACAGTGATCCATTCCTCGACTGTTCCTCCAGTGGAACAAACAAATATGGGCTTTTCGAGAGAGAGGCAAGGAGCCGATGAGGCATGCAAGAATGCTCAGGATATCGAAGGGTCATCTGGAAGTGTAGCAAGGGCTTTGCAGGCAACACAAAGGATTCCGACAG CTAGACCAGGGAAGGTTGTCGGTCCCGTCATGCCTTGGGAAAATGTAAGCGTGACAATGGATGCCTATGATCACCGACAATATAGTAGGAATCCTGTTCTTCCACTGCAACCAGGTGCCTGTCCAGCATATTGTTTCCATAGTACTAGTACTGCTGGCAGGTTGGAATCAATGGCCAACGAAAGTGAATCCATATGCCATAAGCCACCACAACCATGTTTGCCCAATAAGTTCGCACCGGAGATTGCCCTCAACATGAGAGCCTCCCCATTTTATCTCATCGGGACGACAAAGGCTGAGCAGCCGGCTGAGAGCCACGCGATGGAGGCAAACCTTTTGCATGTGAATTCCCCCTACAATGGGATTGCTGCAGGAGCTGGTTCCGGTCCCCATAGAAAAGTCGGCACAATTCAGTTTGGCACGACAAGGATGTATTAG
- the LOC121985470 gene encoding tobamovirus multiplication protein 1-like isoform X2 has translation MRREGEAAMRCLPKEVEVAGAVLSAVDGAVAVVAFVQLFRIHLRNQQLGWTRQKIFHLMIGSSNIGYLAYFISALIATCEGWRCWSHGCGFAFMACPQIIFIAAFLLLISFWVDLCHQASDDEEEDYEPGCTEALLDKSMNKQDQLHADGCRVFCFPRTIHVGNRQKFVILVIALIFISMIAFSILIWIGGGKNPIDSPLVARVYLYTSSVAMLLLGGAFACYGTLLFSKMSKVRSEMTSTEMWKVASLAAVTVLCFTSSAVLAVTTTVPLEMLSNWHPRDSENLLSSVFVFLYYFIVPSGFVLWVMREMPPSHVNYTHRTPQSTVVTFIRERDSAAQNPQWRDAVTSLQNKGLKSSPI, from the exons ATGCGGAGAGAGGGAGAGGCAGCGATGAGATGCCTGCCGAAAGAAGTCGAGGTGGCGGGTGCGGTGCTCTCCGCCGTGGATGGGGCTGTCGCGGTCGTCGCGTTTGTGCAG TTGTTTAGAATTCACTTGCGTAATCAGCAACTTGGTTGGACTCGCCAAAAG ATATtccatctcatgattggctcttccAACATAG GCTACTTGGCATACTTTATATCCGCTCTTATTGCTACTTGTGAGGGTTGGCGATGTTGGTCACATGGTTGTGGATTTGCTTTCATGG CTTGCCCTCAAATTATCTTTATTGCTGCATTTCTCCTGCTTATCTCTTTCTG GGTTGACCTGTGCCATCAAGCAAGTgatgatgaagaggaagattaTGAACCTGGTTGCACTGAAGCTTTGTTGGATAAGTCAATGAATAAACAAGATCAGCTGCATGCTGATGGGTGTAGAGTATTTTGCTTTCCTCGAACCATTCATGTTGGAAACCGACAAAAGTTTGTAATCTTG GTGATTGCCCTCATATTTATTTCTATGATCGCATTTTCCATCTTGATATGGATTGGTGGAGGAAAAAATCCTATCGATTCTCCTCTTGTGGCTAGG GTTTATCTATATACTTCTTCTGTAGCAATGCTCCTTTTAGGTGGTGCTTTTGCTTGCTATG GGACTCTGTTGTTTTCAAAAATGAGCAAAGTGCGTTCGGAAATGACATCTACTGAAATGTGGAAG GTTGCAAGTTTGGCAGCTGTGACTGTTCTATGTTTCACATCATCTGCTGTTCTAGCTGTTACTACTACTGTACCA TTGGAAATGCTTTCAAATTGGCACCCACGTGATTCAGAGAACCTACTCAGTTCAGTTTTTGTTTTTCTCTACTACTTCATAG TACCCTCAGGCTTTGTCTTATGGGTCATGAGAGAAATGCCGCCTTCACATGTAAATTATACTCATAGAACACCACAATCTACCGTGGTAACTTTTATCAGAGAGAGAGATTCAGCTGCTCAAAATCCACAATGGAGGGATGCGGTAACATCGTTGCAGAATAAG GGTCTTAAATCAAGTCCCATATGA
- the LOC121985470 gene encoding tobamovirus multiplication protein 1-like isoform X1: MRREGEAAMRCLPKEVEVAGAVLSAVDGAVAVVAFVQLFRIHLRNQQLGWTRQKIFHLMIGSSNIGYLAYFISALIATCEGWRCWSHGCGFAFMACPQIIFIAAFLLLISFWVDLCHQASDDEEEDYEPGCTEALLDKSMNKQDQLHADGCRVFCFPRTIHVGNRQKFVILVIALIFISMIAFSILIWIGGGKNPIDSPLVARVYLYTSSVAMLLLGGAFACYGTLLFSKMSKVRSEMTSTEMWKVASLAAVTVLCFTSSAVLAVTTTVPLEMLSNWHPRDSENLLSSVFVFLYYFIGSTVPSGFVLWVMREMPPSHVNYTHRTPQSTVVTFIRERDSAAQNPQWRDAVTSLQNKGLKSSPI; encoded by the exons ATGCGGAGAGAGGGAGAGGCAGCGATGAGATGCCTGCCGAAAGAAGTCGAGGTGGCGGGTGCGGTGCTCTCCGCCGTGGATGGGGCTGTCGCGGTCGTCGCGTTTGTGCAG TTGTTTAGAATTCACTTGCGTAATCAGCAACTTGGTTGGACTCGCCAAAAG ATATtccatctcatgattggctcttccAACATAG GCTACTTGGCATACTTTATATCCGCTCTTATTGCTACTTGTGAGGGTTGGCGATGTTGGTCACATGGTTGTGGATTTGCTTTCATGG CTTGCCCTCAAATTATCTTTATTGCTGCATTTCTCCTGCTTATCTCTTTCTG GGTTGACCTGTGCCATCAAGCAAGTgatgatgaagaggaagattaTGAACCTGGTTGCACTGAAGCTTTGTTGGATAAGTCAATGAATAAACAAGATCAGCTGCATGCTGATGGGTGTAGAGTATTTTGCTTTCCTCGAACCATTCATGTTGGAAACCGACAAAAGTTTGTAATCTTG GTGATTGCCCTCATATTTATTTCTATGATCGCATTTTCCATCTTGATATGGATTGGTGGAGGAAAAAATCCTATCGATTCTCCTCTTGTGGCTAGG GTTTATCTATATACTTCTTCTGTAGCAATGCTCCTTTTAGGTGGTGCTTTTGCTTGCTATG GGACTCTGTTGTTTTCAAAAATGAGCAAAGTGCGTTCGGAAATGACATCTACTGAAATGTGGAAG GTTGCAAGTTTGGCAGCTGTGACTGTTCTATGTTTCACATCATCTGCTGTTCTAGCTGTTACTACTACTGTACCA TTGGAAATGCTTTCAAATTGGCACCCACGTGATTCAGAGAACCTACTCAGTTCAGTTTTTGTTTTTCTCTACTACTTCATAG GTTCAACAGTACCCTCAGGCTTTGTCTTATGGGTCATGAGAGAAATGCCGCCTTCACATGTAAATTATACTCATAGAACACCACAATCTACCGTGGTAACTTTTATCAGAGAGAGAGATTCAGCTGCTCAAAATCCACAATGGAGGGATGCGGTAACATCGTTGCAGAATAAG GGTCTTAAATCAAGTCCCATATGA
- the LOC121985470 gene encoding uncharacterized protein LOC121985470 isoform X3, with translation MIGSSNIGYLAYFISALIATCEGWRCWSHGCGFAFMACPQIIFIAAFLLLISFWVDLCHQASDDEEEDYEPGCTEALLDKSMNKQDQLHADGCRVFCFPRTIHVGNRQKFVILVIALIFISMIAFSILIWIGGGKNPIDSPLVARVYLYTSSVAMLLLGGAFACYGTLLFSKMSKVRSEMTSTEMWKVASLAAVTVLCFTSSAVLAVTTTVPLEMLSNWHPRDSENLLSSVFVFLYYFIGSTVPSGFVLWVMREMPPSHVNYTHRTPQSTVVTFIRERDSAAQNPQWRDAVTSLQNKGLKSSPI, from the exons atgattggctcttccAACATAG GCTACTTGGCATACTTTATATCCGCTCTTATTGCTACTTGTGAGGGTTGGCGATGTTGGTCACATGGTTGTGGATTTGCTTTCATGG CTTGCCCTCAAATTATCTTTATTGCTGCATTTCTCCTGCTTATCTCTTTCTG GGTTGACCTGTGCCATCAAGCAAGTgatgatgaagaggaagattaTGAACCTGGTTGCACTGAAGCTTTGTTGGATAAGTCAATGAATAAACAAGATCAGCTGCATGCTGATGGGTGTAGAGTATTTTGCTTTCCTCGAACCATTCATGTTGGAAACCGACAAAAGTTTGTAATCTTG GTGATTGCCCTCATATTTATTTCTATGATCGCATTTTCCATCTTGATATGGATTGGTGGAGGAAAAAATCCTATCGATTCTCCTCTTGTGGCTAGG GTTTATCTATATACTTCTTCTGTAGCAATGCTCCTTTTAGGTGGTGCTTTTGCTTGCTATG GGACTCTGTTGTTTTCAAAAATGAGCAAAGTGCGTTCGGAAATGACATCTACTGAAATGTGGAAG GTTGCAAGTTTGGCAGCTGTGACTGTTCTATGTTTCACATCATCTGCTGTTCTAGCTGTTACTACTACTGTACCA TTGGAAATGCTTTCAAATTGGCACCCACGTGATTCAGAGAACCTACTCAGTTCAGTTTTTGTTTTTCTCTACTACTTCATAG GTTCAACAGTACCCTCAGGCTTTGTCTTATGGGTCATGAGAGAAATGCCGCCTTCACATGTAAATTATACTCATAGAACACCACAATCTACCGTGGTAACTTTTATCAGAGAGAGAGATTCAGCTGCTCAAAATCCACAATGGAGGGATGCGGTAACATCGTTGCAGAATAAG GGTCTTAAATCAAGTCCCATATGA